Proteins encoded together in one Benincasa hispida cultivar B227 chromosome 1, ASM972705v1, whole genome shotgun sequence window:
- the LOC120070205 gene encoding uncharacterized protein LOC120070205, translating to MDPRISFSNDFVETKQGLKIENIYREAPVSSDFEFSVKNRCMISADEIFFQGKLLPLKDSSRNNNLLVKTTLRDELQVNEEDDEEDEVSFPKFTKVSSASCWKEKFGFRRSHFVPKKQSRNEGVLKTVEEEEKTSVFLHEDLINIARKNGNCYLKKANSQR from the exons ATGGATCCaagaatttcattttcaaatgattttgtTGAAACAAAACAGGGATTGAAGATTGAGAATATTTACAGAGAAGCACCTGTTTCTTCTGATTTTGAGTTTAGTGTGAAGAACAGATGTATGATATCAGCAGATGAGATTTTCTTTCAAGGGAAGTTGCTGCCATTGAAGGACAGTTCAAGGAATAATAATCTGTTGGTTAAGACAACTTTAAGAGATGAATTGCAAgtgaatgaagaagatgatgaagaagatgaagtttcATTTCCAAAGTTCACAAAAGTTTCTTCTGCTAGCTGTTGGAAGGAGAAATTTGGGTTCAGGAGATCTCATTTTGTTCCAAAGAAACAGAGTAGAAATGAAGGGGTTTTGAAAActgttgaagaagaagagaaaacttCTGTTTTTCTTCATGAAGACCTCATAAATATTGCAAGAAAAAATGG GAATTGTTACTTGAAGAAAGCTAACTCACAGAGATGA